From Onychostoma macrolepis isolate SWU-2019 chromosome 05, ASM1243209v1, whole genome shotgun sequence, one genomic window encodes:
- the LOC131541275 gene encoding asialoglycoprotein receptor 1-like, protein MGMDCSEEYIRMEMECEPKKSFQRGRPCSRQTGILVLLGTVCMIIFMVMTSVICGTLENKVAELQTLVFSLSSYLNTSGASNPTTRELQEKKLSNIETLMTDLASKQEILQKLERQQNVSHTEVKSLMSSLSSSVSALRDKLTEDSSKSFFSLQSIQHTQLILMDISRSLMDLRHFMGETRTSIQLLSYKLSFTNLLTSGCTEPDWIPFRNSCYLFSQEAMNWTKAKDYCEEQGALLLKIEDASEKEWQFVTNMAKPHSYWIGLTDQNTGQWRWADDTPYTMNKAQWSPGQPDDWTKHGLEKEGEEGEDCGHITIYGLLNDAHCSYKMKCICEMKK, encoded by the exons ATGGGAATGGATTGCTCAGAAGAATACATTAGGATGGAGATGGAATGTGAACCAAAGAAATCATTTCAGAGAG gTCGTCCGTGTAGCAGACAAACTGGGATACTTGTGCTTCTAGGAACAGTCTGCATGATTATTTTCATGGTCATGACTTCTGTCATCT GTGGTACCCTAGAAAATAAGGTTGCAGAGCTGCAGACCTTAGTTTTCAGCCTGAGTTCATATCTGAACACATCTGGAGCAAGTAACCCAACGACTAGGG AACTGCAAGAAAAGAAGTTGTCTAATATCGAGACCTTGATGACTGATCTTGCATCCAAACAAGAAATCCTACAAAAGCTGG AGCGCCAGCAGAATGTGTCACACACTGAAGTGAAGAGTTTGATGAGCAGTTTGAGTTCTTCAGTATCGGCTCTTAGGGATAAACTGACAGAGGACAgttcaaaatcatttttttctctACAGTCTATTCAACACACACAACTTATTTTGA TGGACATTTCAAGATCACTGATGGACCTGAGGCATTTCATGGGGGAAACGAGAACATCTATTCAATTACTTTCTTATAAACTGTCATTTACCA ACTTGCTTACATCAGGCTGTACTGAACCCGATTGGATCCCGTTCAGAAACAGCTGTTACCTGTTCTCGCAGGAAGCAATGAATTGGACCAAAGCAAAAGATTACTGCGAAGAGCAGGGTGCGTTACTCTTAAAAATAGAAGATGCCTCTGAGAAGGAGTGG CAATTTGTTACCAATATGGCTAAACCACATTCATACTGGATTGGTCTCACGGACCAGAACACAGGGCAATGGAGATGGGCGGATGACACTCCTTACACCATGAATAAAGC ACAATGGAGCCCTGGGCAGCCGGATGACTGGACCAAACATGGTCTGGAAAAGGAAGGAGAGGAAGGAGAGGACTGTGGGCACATTACAATATATGGGCTGCTAAATGACGCCCACTGCTCTTACAAAATGAAGTGTATATGTGAAATGAAAAAATAG
- the LOC131540958 gene encoding asialoglycoprotein receptor 1-like produces the protein MEMNCTEEYSKMEMEWEPKKSFQRGRPCSRKTGILVLLETACMIIFMVMTFVIYSHQERKFSMLESWMNSHTSDLTSLKSDFQFTEKKVAELQNLMSNLSSYLNTSGASNPMTREMQEKRLSNLETLMNSSLSSLASKQEENLQKLEHQQDVSHTEVKSLMGSLSSTVSGLRDKLAEDSSRSSILSIPRSQRILVDMSRSLTELKHLMWEVKSSIQSLTSKLSFTNLLSPGCTESGWILFSNSCYLFSSDTMNWTKAKDYCEEKGALLLKIEDASEREWQFVTNTAKPQEHWIGLTDQNTGQWRWADDTPYTMNKAQWSTGQPDDWREHGLGEEGEDCGHITIYGLLNDAHCSSKMKYICEMKK, from the exons ATGGAAATGAATTGCACTGAAGAATACAGTAAAATGGAGATGGAATGGGAACCAAAGAAATCATTTCAAAGAg GTCGTCCCTGCAGCAGAAAAACTGGCATTCTTGTGCTTCTAGAAACAGCCTGCATGATTATTTTCATGGTTATGACTTTTGTCATCT ATTCACATCAAGAACGAAAGTTCTCAATGCTGGAGAGCTGGATGAACAGCCATACTTCTGATCTAACCTCACTCAAATCTGATTTTCAGTTCACAG AAAAGAAGGTTGCTGAGCTGCAGAACTTAATGTCCAACTTGAGTTCATATTTGAACACGTCTGGAGCAAGTAACCCAATGACCAGGG AAATGCAAGAAAAGAGGTTGTCTAATCTTGAGACCCTGATGAACTCCTCACTGAGTTCACTCGCATCCAAACAAGAAGAAAACCTACAAAAGCTGG AGCACCAGCAGGATGTGTCACACACGGAAGTCAAGAGTTTGATGGGCAGTTTGAGTTCTACAGTATCGGGTCTTAGGGATAAACTGGCAGAGGACAGTTCAAGGTCATCTATTTTGTCTATTCCACGCTCACAACGGATCTTGG TGGATATGTCAAGATCACTGACGGAACTGAAGCATTTAATGTGGGAAGTGAAATCATCAATTCAGTCTCTTACTTCCAAACTATCATTTACCA ACTTACTTTCACCAGGCTGTACTGAATCTGGTTGGATCCTGTTCAGCAACAGCTGTTACCTGTTCTCTAGTGATACAATGAATTGGACCAAAGCAAAGGATTACTGCGAAGAGAAGGGTGCATTACTCCTAAAAATAGAAGATGCATCTGAGAGGGAGTGG CAATTTGTCACCAATACAGCCAAACCGCAAGAACACTGGATTGGCCTCACGGACCAGAACACAGGGCAGTGGAGATGGGCGGATGACACTCCTTACACCATGAATAAAGC ACAATGGAGCACTGGGCAGCCGGATGACTGGAGAGAACATGGTCTGGGAGAGGAAGGAGAGGACTGTGGGCACATTACAATATATGGGCTGTTAAATGACGCCCACTGCTCTTCCAAAATGAAGTACATATGTGAAATGAAAAAATAG